In Bradyrhizobium guangxiense, the following are encoded in one genomic region:
- a CDS encoding zinc-binding dehydrogenase, which translates to MKAYVYGPDGAQISEVAQPRPKGTQVLVRVRACGLNRADTGMRKGHAHGAAGGVGTVLGMEWAGEVAELGPDAKGVKIGDRIMGSGGAAFAEYTLADHGRLFHAPSNMNFEEAATLPVALATMHNAVVTVGGVQPGQSVLIQGASSGVGLMAMQIARLKGAKLVIGSSTDVYRRGRLKEFGADLAVDSSDPKWVDEVLAATNGDGVDLIVDQVSGKVANQNLAATRVKGRIVNVGRLGGTHADFNFDLHAARRIDYVGVTFRTRTIEEVREIFEEVRKDIWGAVESRKLQLPIDKVFAFDDIDGAFAHMEANKHLGKIVVTL; encoded by the coding sequence ATGAAGGCCTACGTCTATGGTCCTGATGGGGCTCAGATTTCCGAGGTCGCTCAACCAAGACCGAAGGGCACGCAGGTGCTGGTTCGCGTCCGCGCCTGCGGCCTCAATCGCGCCGACACCGGCATGCGCAAGGGCCACGCCCATGGCGCCGCGGGCGGCGTCGGCACCGTGCTCGGGATGGAATGGGCCGGCGAGGTCGCAGAGCTCGGACCGGATGCCAAGGGCGTGAAGATCGGCGATCGCATCATGGGCTCGGGCGGCGCGGCCTTCGCCGAATACACGCTGGCCGACCACGGCCGGCTGTTCCATGCGCCCTCGAACATGAACTTCGAGGAGGCAGCCACCCTCCCCGTCGCGCTCGCGACCATGCACAACGCCGTGGTCACCGTGGGCGGCGTGCAGCCCGGCCAGAGCGTGCTGATCCAGGGCGCCAGTTCCGGCGTCGGCCTGATGGCGATGCAGATCGCAAGGCTCAAGGGCGCCAAGCTCGTGATCGGCTCCTCCACCGACGTCTATCGCCGCGGCCGGCTCAAGGAGTTCGGCGCCGACCTCGCCGTTGATTCCTCCGATCCCAAATGGGTCGACGAGGTGCTGGCGGCGACGAACGGGGACGGCGTCGACCTCATCGTCGACCAGGTCTCCGGCAAGGTCGCCAACCAGAACCTCGCCGCGACCAGGGTCAAGGGCCGCATCGTCAATGTCGGCCGGCTCGGCGGCACTCATGCCGATTTCAACTTCGACCTGCATGCGGCGCGCCGCATCGACTATGTCGGCGTCACCTTCCGGACCCGCACCATCGAGGAGGTTCGCGAGATCTTCGAGGAGGTCAGGAAGGACATCTGGGGCGCGGTCGAGTCGCGCAAGCTGCAGCTGCCGATCGACAAGGTGTTCGCGTTCGACGACATCGACGGAGCGTTCGCGCACATGGAGGCGAACAAGCATCTCGGGAAGATCGTGGTGACGCTATAG
- a CDS encoding cation-efflux pump: MTSQHDKTSVAAISIFASGGMAAAKFVVGIAIGSLALISEALHSSIDLIATIITWAVVRVSDKPADEEHHYGHGKLESVSALGVTALLYVLAGGILVESYSRLSEGTPPPTISAVPFVVLVIDIVVNLWRARALHRAARETRSQALAADALHFASDVMGSLAVIVGLILAGLGFWWGDAAAAAAVAVMIAALGLRMAGATVQTLVDRAPEGAQEKATAAIRSVPGVIDVERLRVRMVGATTFIDTIAKVPRTYPIDRVEEIKRRAHAAVDQAFGDADLSFTPVPVARDNETVRDRIMVIARNSGLAIHHVTVHDLGAKLIVGIDLEVDGGMQLDAAHEIANTLERNIQEEFGEDVEVDVHIEPLEPGLPFGIDATPDRVRTIAAALAEYAAGSEIHDIHNVRVRNTDAGEIVNFHCRATPSMSVIKVHEHVDAIERALRRAFPSVKRVISHAEPPRA; the protein is encoded by the coding sequence ATGACCTCCCAGCACGACAAAACCTCGGTCGCCGCGATCTCGATCTTCGCCAGCGGCGGCATGGCGGCGGCCAAGTTCGTGGTCGGCATCGCGATCGGCTCGCTGGCGCTGATCTCCGAGGCCCTGCACTCCTCAATCGACCTGATTGCGACCATCATCACCTGGGCGGTGGTGCGGGTGTCGGACAAGCCGGCGGACGAGGAGCACCATTACGGGCACGGCAAGCTGGAGAGCGTCTCCGCGCTCGGCGTCACCGCCCTGCTCTACGTGCTCGCCGGCGGCATTTTGGTCGAGTCCTATAGCCGGCTGAGCGAGGGAACCCCGCCGCCGACCATTTCGGCCGTGCCCTTCGTCGTGCTGGTGATCGACATCGTCGTCAATCTCTGGCGCGCCCGCGCCCTGCACCGCGCCGCGCGCGAGACGCGAAGTCAGGCGCTGGCGGCCGACGCGCTGCATTTCGCCTCCGACGTGATGGGCTCGCTGGCCGTGATCGTGGGCCTGATCCTCGCCGGCCTCGGCTTCTGGTGGGGCGATGCGGCGGCCGCGGCCGCGGTCGCGGTGATGATCGCAGCCCTCGGCCTGCGCATGGCCGGCGCGACCGTGCAGACGCTGGTCGATCGCGCCCCCGAGGGCGCGCAGGAGAAGGCCACGGCCGCGATCCGCAGCGTGCCCGGCGTGATCGACGTCGAACGCTTGCGCGTGCGCATGGTCGGGGCGACCACCTTCATCGACACCATCGCAAAGGTGCCGCGAACCTATCCGATCGACCGGGTCGAGGAGATCAAGCGCAGGGCGCATGCCGCCGTCGACCAGGCGTTCGGGGATGCCGACCTCTCCTTCACTCCCGTCCCGGTCGCGCGCGACAACGAGACGGTGCGCGACCGCATCATGGTGATCGCGCGCAATTCGGGCCTCGCCATCCATCATGTCACGGTGCACGATCTCGGCGCCAAGCTGATCGTCGGCATCGACCTCGAGGTCGATGGCGGGATGCAGCTCGACGCCGCGCACGAGATCGCCAACACGCTGGAGCGCAATATCCAGGAGGAGTTCGGCGAGGACGTCGAGGTCGACGTCCATATCGAGCCGTTGGAACCGGGGCTTCCTTTCGGGATCGATGCCACGCCGGACCGGGTGCGGACCATCGCCGCCGCGCTGGCGGAATATGCCGCCGGCAGCGAGATCCACGACATCCACAATGTCCGTGTCCGCAACACCGATGCCGGCGAGATCGTCAACTTCCACTGCCGCGCGACGCCATCGATGAGCGTGATCAAGGTGCACGAGCATGTCGACGCGATCGAGCGCGCGCTGCGGCGCGCGTTTCCGAGCGTGAAGCGCGTGATCAGCCACGCCGAGCCGCCGCGCGCGTGA
- a CDS encoding NAD(P)H-dependent flavin oxidoreductase: MLQTRFTELVGVEHPIVQGGMQWVGRAELVAAVANAGALGFITALTQPTPEDLTREIARCRDLTDKPFGVNLTILPAIKPPPYAEYRAAIIEAGIKVVETAGNKPQEHVDEFRKHGVKVVHKCTSVRHALSAERMGVDAISIDGFECAGHPGEDDTPGLILIPAAANKIKIPMIASGGFADARGLVAALALGADGINMGTRFMATKESPIHQMIKEKIVANDERETELIFRTMRNTSRVARNAISTKVVAMEKEGAKFEDIRELVAGARGKMVYATGNSDEGIWSAGQVQGLIQDIPSCAELVSRIVREAEAIIRGRLEGMIVQPQREAAE, translated from the coding sequence GAGCTGGTCGCCGCCGTTGCCAATGCCGGCGCGCTCGGCTTCATCACGGCGCTGACACAGCCGACGCCCGAGGATCTGACCAGGGAGATCGCGCGTTGCCGCGACCTCACCGACAAGCCGTTCGGCGTCAACCTCACCATCCTGCCCGCGATCAAGCCCCCGCCCTACGCCGAATACCGCGCCGCCATCATCGAGGCCGGCATCAAGGTGGTCGAGACCGCCGGCAACAAGCCGCAGGAGCACGTCGACGAGTTCAGGAAGCACGGCGTCAAGGTCGTGCACAAATGCACCAGCGTGCGCCACGCGCTCTCGGCCGAACGCATGGGCGTCGACGCCATCTCGATCGACGGCTTCGAATGCGCCGGCCACCCCGGCGAGGACGACACGCCCGGTCTGATCCTGATCCCGGCCGCCGCCAACAAGATCAAGATCCCGATGATCGCCTCGGGCGGCTTCGCCGATGCCCGCGGCCTCGTCGCCGCGCTGGCGCTGGGTGCGGACGGCATCAACATGGGCACCCGCTTCATGGCCACCAAGGAAAGCCCGATCCACCAGATGATCAAGGAGAAGATCGTCGCCAATGACGAGCGCGAGACCGAGCTGATCTTCCGCACCATGCGCAACACCTCCCGCGTCGCCAGGAATGCGATCTCGACCAAGGTCGTCGCGATGGAGAAGGAAGGCGCCAAGTTCGAGGACATCCGCGAACTCGTCGCGGGCGCCCGCGGCAAGATGGTCTACGCGACCGGGAATTCCGACGAAGGCATCTGGTCGGCCGGCCAGGTGCAGGGCCTGATCCAGGACATCCCGAGCTGCGCCGAGCTGGTCTCCCGCATCGTGCGCGAGGCGGAGGCGATCATCCGCGGCCGGCTGGAAGGCATGATCGTTCAGCCGCAACGCGAAGCTGCGGAGTGA
- a CDS encoding formate dehydrogenase subunit gamma produces MTATYESRYEPWDETRGAEIIAEHAEQEGATLVILHALQDAFGYVPEAAIPMVAQALNLSRAEVHGVFTFYHDFRHKPAGRRVLKLCRAEACQAAGGDALAARAEAKLGVSLGNTTPDERVTLEPIYCLGLCATAPSAMLDGRLIGRLDQKRLDALVAEAQR; encoded by the coding sequence ATGACAGCCACTTACGAGTCTCGTTACGAGCCTTGGGACGAAACGCGCGGCGCCGAGATCATCGCCGAACATGCCGAGCAGGAAGGCGCGACGCTCGTCATCCTGCATGCGCTTCAGGACGCGTTCGGCTACGTGCCGGAGGCCGCCATTCCCATGGTGGCGCAGGCGCTGAACCTCTCCCGCGCCGAAGTGCACGGCGTTTTCACGTTCTATCATGATTTCAGGCACAAGCCGGCCGGCCGGCGTGTGCTGAAGCTGTGCCGCGCCGAAGCCTGCCAGGCTGCCGGCGGTGATGCGTTGGCGGCGCGCGCCGAAGCCAAGCTCGGCGTGTCGCTCGGCAACACCACGCCCGACGAACGCGTCACGCTGGAGCCGATCTACTGCCTCGGCCTGTGCGCGACCGCGCCATCCGCAATGCTCGACGGCCGACTGATCGGCCGGCTTGACCAGAAGCGCCTGGATGCGCTGGTTGCGGAGGCCCAGCGATGA
- a CDS encoding PAS domain-containing sensor histidine kinase, which yields MSRADAANACVQSDSIKGLAQSIAKPAYHRLLIAEPALRRAVPTLIIAFLITICLGAFVQVVDQTRQKRLVIRHDISALADLLAERIDRLTSVRQERLRNIESLPTLLPDLIPSWGTASGRHVIVTSAGIDRRILARIPVDSDPSGNDRLLDAITTAQLLASPPRDGDISDMTLPNGNAAMATSRQIKSLPGFVTVIQERKEPIWGSDAALSVTLSATTGFVVLILGFAFHWQSTRAREGDLINDAVRGRIDTALNRGRCGLWDWDLSRGRIFWSQSMFSMLGLDGRNELLTFGEVNALVKSDDIDLFAIADQLISEKIDHIDQTFRMQHVDGHWIWLRVRCEKTRGATDSSVHLIGIAVDITEQKSLAERTVEADLRLRDAIETIPEAFVLWDASDRLVLCNSHFQRLHKLPDSAVIPGTSYETVLEVGRMPEVRTRHNETASQGPGARTFEAQLDDGSWLHISERRTKDGGYVSVGTDITRIKEHEQKLVDNDLRLRATVIDLKRSQAALERQAVELADLAEKYQREKTRAEEANQTKSKFLANMSHELRTPLNAIIGFSEIMGSGMFGELGSEKYQEYCQDILTSGHYLLEVINDILDMSKIEAGRMKLDMEELDLSRTLAESLRVVTGRAEDKHITLDADIAKSISVVADRRATKQIIVNLLSNAVKFTPDGGRVVVRSRQLDDRIVLMIADTGIGIAPHSLARLGRPFEQVESQLTKTYHGSGLGLAIARSLAQLHGGSMRLRSKIDVGTVVRVTLPRDAVKAAGISAAA from the coding sequence ATGTCGCGTGCAGACGCCGCGAACGCGTGCGTCCAATCCGATTCAATCAAGGGATTGGCGCAGTCGATCGCGAAACCTGCCTATCATCGGCTCTTGATCGCGGAGCCAGCGCTTCGTCGCGCCGTGCCGACGCTCATCATCGCATTCCTGATCACGATCTGCCTCGGCGCGTTCGTGCAGGTGGTCGACCAGACCCGTCAGAAGCGCCTGGTGATCCGTCACGACATCTCGGCGCTCGCCGATCTGCTCGCCGAACGCATCGACCGCCTCACCTCCGTACGCCAGGAGCGGCTGAGGAACATCGAGAGCCTGCCGACGCTGCTGCCCGATCTGATCCCGTCCTGGGGCACGGCCTCGGGCCGCCATGTCATCGTCACCTCGGCCGGCATCGACCGCCGCATCCTCGCCCGCATCCCGGTCGACAGCGATCCCTCCGGCAACGACCGCCTGCTCGATGCCATCACCACGGCGCAGCTGCTCGCCTCGCCACCGCGCGACGGCGACATCTCCGATATGACGCTGCCGAACGGCAACGCCGCGATGGCGACCTCGCGGCAGATCAAGTCGCTGCCCGGCTTCGTCACCGTGATCCAGGAGCGCAAGGAGCCGATCTGGGGCTCGGACGCCGCGCTCTCGGTGACGCTGTCGGCGACGACAGGCTTCGTCGTCCTGATTCTCGGCTTCGCCTTTCACTGGCAGTCCACCCGCGCCCGCGAAGGCGATCTCATCAACGACGCCGTGCGCGGCCGCATCGACACCGCGCTCAACCGCGGCCGCTGCGGGCTGTGGGACTGGGATCTGTCGCGCGGCCGGATCTTCTGGTCGCAGTCGATGTTCTCGATGCTCGGCCTCGACGGCCGCAACGAGCTCCTCACCTTCGGCGAGGTCAACGCGCTGGTGAAGTCCGACGACATCGACCTGTTCGCGATCGCCGACCAGTTGATCTCCGAGAAGATCGACCATATCGACCAGACCTTCCGCATGCAGCACGTCGACGGCCACTGGATCTGGCTCCGCGTCCGCTGCGAGAAGACCCGCGGCGCGACCGATTCCAGCGTTCACCTGATCGGGATCGCCGTCGACATCACCGAGCAGAAGAGCCTTGCCGAGAGGACGGTGGAAGCCGACCTCCGCCTGCGCGACGCGATCGAGACCATTCCGGAAGCCTTCGTGCTGTGGGATGCGAGCGACCGCCTGGTGCTCTGCAACTCGCACTTCCAGCGCCTGCACAAGCTGCCCGATAGCGCCGTCATCCCCGGCACCTCGTACGAAACCGTGCTGGAAGTCGGCCGCATGCCGGAGGTGCGCACCCGCCACAACGAGACCGCGAGCCAGGGCCCGGGCGCGCGCACCTTCGAGGCGCAGCTCGACGACGGCAGTTGGCTGCACATCAGCGAGCGTCGCACCAAGGATGGCGGTTACGTCTCGGTCGGCACCGACATCACACGGATCAAGGAGCACGAGCAGAAGCTGGTCGACAACGATCTGCGCCTGCGCGCCACCGTCATCGACCTCAAGCGTTCGCAGGCCGCGCTGGAGCGCCAGGCGGTCGAGCTCGCCGATCTCGCCGAGAAATACCAGCGCGAGAAGACCCGCGCCGAGGAAGCCAACCAGACCAAGTCGAAATTCCTCGCCAATATGAGCCACGAGCTGCGCACGCCGCTCAACGCCATCATCGGCTTCTCCGAGATCATGGGCTCGGGCATGTTCGGCGAGCTCGGCAGCGAGAAGTACCAGGAATACTGCCAGGACATCCTGACCAGCGGGCACTATCTGCTCGAGGTCATCAACGACATCCTCGATATGTCCAAGATCGAGGCGGGCCGCATGAAGCTCGACATGGAAGAGCTCGACCTGTCGCGGACGCTGGCGGAATCCTTGCGCGTCGTGACCGGCCGGGCCGAGGACAAGCACATCACGCTCGACGCCGACATCGCAAAATCCATCTCCGTCGTCGCCGACCGCCGCGCCACCAAGCAGATCATCGTCAACCTGCTCTCCAACGCGGTGAAGTTCACGCCCGACGGCGGACGTGTCGTGGTGCGCAGCCGGCAGCTCGACGACAGGATCGTGCTGATGATCGCCGACACCGGCATCGGCATCGCGCCGCATTCGCTGGCACGGCTCGGCCGCCCCTTCGAGCAGGTCGAGAGCCAGCTCACCAAGACCTATCACGGCTCAGGCCTCGGCCTTGCGATCGCCCGCTCGCTGGCGCAGCTCCACGGCGGCTCGATGCGCCTGCGCTCGAAGATCGATGTCGGCACGGTGGTGCGCGTGACGCTGCCGCGCGACGCGGTCAAGGCGGCCGGGATATCGGCTGCGGCTTGA
- a CDS encoding formate dehydrogenase beta subunit yields MSMRLFVSRDAGAVAVGADEVALALELAAAKRGVTVEIVRTGSRGMYWLEPLVEVATPQGRIAFGPVTEADVPSLLDALASNAPHLLRLGATDEIPWLKRQTRLTFARCGVIDPRSLDDYRAHGGYKGFERALSLGPDAILNEVAASGLRGRGGAGFPTGIKWKTVAQAKADRKFIVCNADEGDSGTFADRMIMEGDPFLVIEGMTIAGITVGATKGYIYIRSEYPRAVEAMNAAIAAAKRGGYLGDRIGGSTTSFDLEVRVGAGAYVCGEETSLLESLEGRRGIVRAKPPLPAHHGLFGKPTVINNVLSFAAVPFILAEGAKAYADFGMGRSRGTMPIQLAGNIRYGGLFETAFGVTLGELVDDIGGGTFTGRPVRAVQVGGPLGAYFPRALFDTPFDYEAFAARDGLIGHGGIVVFDDSVDMRKQARFAMEFCAIESCGKCTPCRIGSTRGVETIEKIINGERVHENLALVEDLCNTMKFGSLCALGGFTPYPVLSALKHFREDFAPIPTTLQAAE; encoded by the coding sequence ATGAGCATGCGTCTATTCGTCTCACGCGATGCGGGCGCGGTCGCCGTCGGCGCCGACGAGGTGGCGCTGGCGCTGGAGCTGGCCGCGGCCAAGCGGGGCGTCACCGTCGAGATCGTCAGGACCGGCTCGCGCGGGATGTACTGGCTGGAGCCGCTGGTCGAGGTCGCGACCCCGCAGGGCCGCATCGCCTTTGGCCCGGTGACCGAGGCCGATGTGCCCTCTCTGCTCGACGCGCTCGCCAGCAACGCGCCGCATCTGTTGCGGCTCGGCGCGACCGACGAGATCCCCTGGCTGAAGCGCCAGACCCGCCTCACCTTCGCACGCTGCGGGGTGATCGACCCGCGCTCGCTCGACGATTACCGCGCCCATGGCGGCTACAAAGGTTTTGAGCGCGCGCTCTCGCTCGGACCTGATGCGATCCTGAACGAAGTCGCGGCGTCGGGCTTGCGCGGCCGCGGCGGTGCGGGCTTTCCGACCGGCATCAAGTGGAAGACGGTCGCGCAGGCCAAGGCCGACCGCAAGTTCATCGTCTGCAACGCTGACGAAGGCGACAGCGGCACCTTCGCCGACCGCATGATCATGGAAGGTGATCCCTTCCTGGTGATCGAAGGCATGACCATCGCCGGCATCACTGTCGGCGCGACCAAGGGCTACATCTACATCCGCAGCGAATATCCACGCGCGGTCGAGGCGATGAACGCGGCGATCGCGGCTGCGAAGCGCGGCGGCTATCTCGGCGACAGGATCGGCGGCTCCACCACCAGCTTCGACCTCGAGGTCCGCGTCGGCGCCGGCGCCTATGTCTGCGGCGAGGAGACCTCGCTGCTGGAGAGCCTCGAAGGCCGCCGCGGCATCGTGCGGGCCAAGCCGCCGCTGCCGGCACACCATGGTTTGTTTGGCAAGCCGACCGTCATCAACAACGTGCTGTCGTTCGCGGCCGTTCCCTTCATCCTCGCCGAGGGCGCCAAGGCCTATGCGGATTTCGGCATGGGCCGCTCCCGCGGGACGATGCCGATCCAGCTCGCCGGCAACATCCGTTACGGCGGCCTGTTCGAGACCGCCTTCGGCGTGACGCTCGGCGAGCTGGTTGACGACATCGGCGGCGGCACCTTCACCGGCCGCCCCGTGCGTGCGGTGCAGGTCGGCGGGCCGCTCGGCGCCTACTTCCCGCGCGCCCTGTTCGACACGCCGTTCGACTACGAGGCGTTCGCCGCGCGCGACGGCCTGATCGGCCATGGCGGCATCGTCGTGTTCGACGACAGCGTCGACATGCGCAAGCAGGCGCGCTTCGCCATGGAGTTCTGCGCGATCGAATCCTGCGGCAAGTGCACGCCGTGCAGGATCGGCTCGACCCGCGGCGTCGAGACCATCGAGAAGATCATCAACGGCGAGCGCGTCCACGAAAACCTCGCGCTGGTCGAGGACCTCTGCAACACCATGAAATTCGGCTCGCTCTGCGCACTCGGCGGCTTCACGCCCTACCCCGTGCTCAGTGCATTGAAGCATTTCCGGGAGGATTTCGCACCCATCCCGACAACGCTTCAGGCCGCGGAATAG
- a CDS encoding LysR family transcriptional regulator, with the protein MIDKLELLLALAKERHFGRAAEACGVTQPTMSTGLKQLEEILGVMLVQRGSRFQGFTPEGERALDWARRIVGDARAMRDEINGLKHQLSGEIRIAAIPTVLGMVAALTTPFRARHPEVRFRIQSTTSSEVLGLLENLEVDAGLTYIENEPIGKVRTIPLYNESYRLLTAPDAMFGDRETVTWKEVGQVPLCLLTPDMQNRRIIDRALRSVGAEATPTLTSNSLLVLFTHVKTGRWASVMPAKLAETLGLSDTVRSIPIVEPDVNYSIGMVIPQRDPMTPLIAALVNVAREVAPTLQL; encoded by the coding sequence TTGATCGACAAGCTTGAACTGCTGCTGGCGCTGGCAAAGGAGCGGCATTTTGGCCGCGCGGCGGAAGCCTGTGGCGTGACGCAACCGACGATGTCGACCGGGCTCAAGCAGCTCGAGGAGATTCTCGGCGTCATGCTGGTCCAGCGGGGCTCGCGCTTTCAGGGGTTTACGCCCGAAGGCGAGCGGGCGCTTGACTGGGCGCGGCGGATCGTCGGCGACGCCCGCGCGATGCGCGACGAGATCAACGGGCTGAAGCATCAGCTGTCCGGTGAGATTCGCATCGCGGCGATCCCGACCGTGCTCGGCATGGTCGCCGCGCTGACGACGCCGTTCCGCGCCAGGCATCCGGAGGTGCGCTTCCGCATCCAGTCCACCACCTCGTCCGAGGTGCTGGGACTCTTGGAAAATCTCGAGGTCGATGCGGGGCTGACCTATATCGAGAACGAGCCGATCGGCAAGGTGCGCACCATTCCGCTCTACAACGAGAGCTATCGCCTCTTGACGGCGCCGGATGCCATGTTCGGTGACCGCGAGACGGTGACCTGGAAGGAGGTCGGGCAGGTGCCGCTATGCCTGCTGACGCCCGACATGCAGAACCGCCGCATCATCGACCGCGCGCTGCGCTCGGTCGGCGCGGAGGCGACGCCGACACTGACCTCGAACTCGCTCTTGGTGCTGTTCACGCATGTGAAGACGGGGCGCTGGGCGAGCGTTATGCCGGCCAAGCTCGCCGAGACGCTCGGCCTCTCCGACACCGTGCGCTCGATCCCGATCGTCGAGCCCGACGTCAATTACAGCATCGGCATGGTGATCCCGCAGCGCGACCCGATGACGCCGCTGATCGCGGCGCTGGTCAATGTGGCGCGTGAGGTCGCGCCAACGCTGCAATTGTAG